Genomic segment of Paenibacillus polymyxa:
TTGCGATTACTGGGATCGTCGTTAATGCCATTCTTGATCCGCTTGCAAGTATTTTGGGAACGGTCGGTCAGCGCAAAACAACAGAATCCGACGGCACTAAAGGCAACTTATTTAAAGTCACTATGAAATCAGTCCTTCATGGACTCAGCGAGCCGCTTGCCTGCGTACCCTTGTTTGGTGTCGTATTGACTCTATGTGGATTCCACGCTCCGAAACTTTTGCAATCCATGTTTGATCAAATCGGCAATATTACTGCTGGTACAGCCTTATTTGCCATCGGGGTAACCATTGGTATCAAAAAGATTACGTTCAGTCCAAAAGCACTTAGCATCGCTGTGCTGAAAGCCATCGTGATGCCTATTGTTATGCTCGGTATTGCTGTTCTAATAGGACTATCCCATGAAGATGTAACCAAAGCCGTACTGCTTGTCGCTTTTCCCGGCTCGGCTGTGGCCGCTATGATTGCTACCCGTTATGAAACACTGGAAACGGAAGCTGCATCTGCATTTGTTATTAGCTCAGTCTTATCGCTCATTTCACTACCCTTACTCATTTCACTTCTTTTATAGGGACAGAAACTTAAGAACCCTCAATGCAATCCAGGTATTTATAGGTATAAAGCATACCCGTTTGCTCTCATTTATCTTATTTTTTAAATATTGTTTGAACAATAAAGTGATTTAGTAAGAATTGAGTTGGAAAAACAACATAAAATCCAGTTTTGCCGACAAGCGGCGGTCCCATCGTTTCATTCACTAGGGGCCGCCGTTCTTTTTGAATAACCTTCTACTCTCCCTTTTAATAAATACCTAACATTTAGAAAGCAAATTGTCGAAATATATATGGGGTAGGTTGTATATGAAACTAAATTGCTAATTCAAAGGAGAAGAAAACGTGAAAAACTTGAAGTGGAGAACTATGTCCTTTTTTGGTAAAAATCTATTAATCTCTTTTCTTAACATCGTATTAATAGGTGCTATTCTCATCACATCCAGCTATATACTTCAAAAGAACATTCTCACCACGCAGCTGCAAGACCAAGTTAAAGTATTGACTAAAAAATGGGCAGAAGATGTTGACAAAACAAAAGTACAACAAGCATTAAGCGAAAAAGATTATAACGGTTCTGCTCAACAGGATTTACGCAAATTCCTAGATTCTATCCACACATTTTATCCTAATGTTGCCCAAGCTTACATATTTGGCACAGAACTAACAGAAGGAAATCAAACCTCCATTATTGGCGTTCCTACAAATTTAGTCCAAGCTTTCCAAGACTCGAAGATGAATATTGGGGATATGTACACTCTTCCAGACGAAAATGTACAAGGTGTAAATAAAATGCTTCAATCTAAAGACTCAGCGTTTAGCAGCTTTTATACTGACGATTTTGGTACATGGACGACCATTGTTTACCCAATTACAGATGAAAGCGGTAAAATCACAAGTGCGATATACTTTGACGTAGACGCGAGCTCTGTACCTAACGGACTTCATAAATTGCTTGTATATGGTGTTTCATTGCTCATTCTGTTCCTTGCGATCTTCTTAACGGTCCAATATTTACTGGTAAAACGTACCCTCTCCCCGATTCGTAGCCTGATGAAGGGCATTGAAGAAGTCAGCGAGGGGAATCTGAATGTAAAAATCAAGACAGGCGAGGACGACCTTGGCATTATCAATCAAAAATTTAATTCTATGATCAAACGCCTTAACGATACCATGGTGAAAGTACAGGATACGACGCAAGAAGTTACGGGATCTGCCCAGGAATTGTTAAGCATTAGCGAGAAAAACAGTACGAATACGAACGTCATTAACAGCAATATTCAGGAAATAACCCAGGGGCTTGAAGCTCAGGATCACGCAGCACTTGAAAGCTCCAGAGCTATGAATGAAATGTCGACAGTTATCCAAACGATTGCCGAAAGCTCCTCTTCCGTAGCCGATCAAGCTTATTCTATGGAAAAACGCTCCGTTGAAGGCAATCAGGTAGCCCAAAAGCTTTCCGCTCAAATGGACTCCATCTCCACTACAATGGAAAGTACAGCTGATTCCGTTAATGCGCTGCAGAACCGTTCTAACGAAATCAGCAATATCGTCAGCATCATTACAGGCATTGCCAGTCAAACGAATCTGCTGGCACTGAACGCTTCTATTGAAGCTGCCAGAGTCGGTGAAGAGGGCAAAGGTTTTGCAGTAGTAGCGGGAGAGGTGCGTAATTTGGCTGAACAGTCTCAAGAGTCTGCCAAACAAATTGCAGAGCTTATTGAAGAAATCCAAAAAGAAATTGAGCAGACTGTAAAAGGCATCAGCCTTGGTACAAAAGAAGTTCACATTGGGCTAGAAGTTACGAAGCAAACAGGCGAAATGTTCTCTGAAATTTTAGATGCGTCTAATAAAGTGTCGTCACAAATTCAAGAGGTATCCAGCGCAACGGAGCAGATCTCGGCCAGCACGCAGGAAATGTCAGCTACCTCTGACGAGCTGTCTTCGACAGTTAGCAAAACAGTCGACAGCAGCAAACAAATCGAGCATACCATTGGAGAACAGGCTGAGTCTATGGCTTCTATTGTCCAAGCTTCTGACAAACTCACATTGATGTCTGGGGAGCTGGAAGAGCTCATTTCGTTCTTCAAGGTGAACCGGGAAGCCTAATTTTATAACTCCAAGTAACTCAAGATAACAATAAAGAACCTCTAGTCTGCATAGAATGCGAACTAGAGGTTCTTTGATCTACTCTTACATACTTCTTAATTTATAAATCCTTCCAAAGCTGAGGTTGGTTTACCGTCAGCCTGCCAAGCACCTTTGTTACAACCTTGATTGTAACCTGGAGTTGCAGCCGGCTCCCAATAAAATACCCCTGTACCCTTGCCGCCTCCAATGTTACGAACCTTTGTTTTGATTGCAGAAATAAATGCCTTGGAAGCAGCAGGTTCGTTATATTCCATTCCGATTTCACTGATGACAATGCCTTTGCCGTATTTGGCAATGAGGTTATTGGCATTGGCAATCGTCTGGTCCACCTTACCCTGCCAGTCAGAAGGAGACGGATACAGAGACAGCCCGATGAGATCAAACTGAGCTCCATTATCAATCAGCCCACCGATATTCCAGTTCAACACGGAACCGTTATCCCCGTTGGCTAAATGTACGATCGTTTTAGTACTGCTGCTAACCGATTTTACAGCATTATTACCTGTATTGACGAGCCAGGCATAGTTTTTCATGTTCACCGAAGCTTTGCCGTCTTCCCAGAGCATTCCATTGTTCGTCTCATTACCGATCTGCACCCAGTCCGGTGTTACCCCCTTGCTTTTCATCGTGTTCATAACATAGACCGTATGAGACCAGACTGCATCCATAAGTTGTGTAAATGTGAAATTGCGCCACGCATAAGGTTTGTTCTGTTGCCCTGGATCTGCCCAGGAATCACTATAATGTAGAGTCAGCATCACGCTCATGCCCAATTTTTTAGCTCGCTGTGCCAGCTCTGCTGCCTTTTCGGCATTCATGTATCCGCTTGCATAATCTTTCATGTCAGGGTTTACCCACACACGGATACGTACCGAGTTGATCTGATAGTCATCTCGCAAAATTTGCAGTATATCTCGACGAACACCCTTTTTATCCTTCCAAGTCATACCTTGCGCTTCCATTCCTGCTACCCAGCTTATATCTGCTCCTTTGGCGAAAGCAGGGGCGGCCGAAGCCGCACCTAACCCCACAGAGCCCAACGGATACAATAAGCTGGATAACAAGATCAACATCGCAAATACCATAATGCGGTTACCTGTTTTCATAAGTACATCCTCCATTCAAATTGTATACTCCTCATTGCCTCTGACCAATCTACCAGCTCCCTCACTCGGGAAAACGATAGAGATCACACTTTAATATCATGTTCTATTTATTGCGCTCTGTCTTTAAAACCTTAACAGCGTAGGCATCCAATTGAACGCTACCGTCTTCTATCGCATGATTTTCAAGCATATCCGCATAAGTTCGTCCATCCAACGTAATCTTTTGCGACTCATGCGTGAAATTCAGTATAAAAATATAATCATGAACCCCATCGGTACGAATCGCCGTATTCACTCCATGAGGCAACTTCACATTGAGCGCTTTACTGATTCTTGCATCATCAATTAAACTTCTGTAAAAATGACTGTGGAATAGTCCGATGTTGCGTGATGCGATGTAATAAGCCTTTCCCTGTCCCAAACGGTTCACCGTCAAAGCCGGACGGCCTGCATAAAAGTCTGAGCCGTACACAGCCAGTACCTCCGCACCCTCCGTATGAATGAGATCACACAATTCTACAGCTTCATACTCCCCTTGCAGATCCAGCTCATTGCCTTCAACCGGCAAAATGTGATTACGATCATGATCATGCAATCCGTCAATCTCTTCCGACCAGATCCCCAGCGTCTTACGAAGCGGGCCCGGAAAGCCTCCAAGGAAGCACAAATCATGTTCATCTACGATACCAGACCAATAGGTTGCTACGAAAACGCCGCCATTTTCAACAAATTTCTGTATACGCTCCCCCACACCACTGCGGACCATATACAACATCGGAGCTACCAAAAGTTTGTATTTGGAGAAATCTGCATCCATATGAATGACATCTACAGGCACACCCTGCTCCCAAAGTGCCAAATAATGCGCTTCAGCTGTCTCCTCATATTTCACACCTTTGTTCCGCGGTCCCTGTGAATCGTTGATTCCCCAACGGTTCTCCCAGTCAAAAATGACTGCGGCCTCCGCCGGTACAGTTGTACCGATAACCTCCTCCAGTTTTTCCAGCGCATTACCGACATGAGTCACATCCCCGAATACCCGAGTGTGCTCATGTCCGACATGATCGACGACCGCACCGTGCAGCTTTTCACTCGAACCCCGACTTTTCCGCCACTGAAAATATTGAACGGTGTCTGACCCGTGTGCCACAGCCTGTAAAGACGATAGCAGATGCATTCCCGGCCGCTTCAGCTTGCTAACGTCTTGCCAGTTCGTCAAACTCGGCGTACTCTCCATGAGCATCCAAGGCTTGCCTCCCTTGATTGAACGAATAATATCGTGCATCATGGCCACTTTCGCAGCTTGACGGCTATCATCTCCCTCACGGTCATGCCACGTCGGGTAACTATCCCAGGATATAACATCGAGCAGATCAGCAAACTTCCAGTAGTTCAATCCTTCAAAAAACTCCATCAAATTGGTTGTGACTGGAATGGCTGGATTGGCAGCCTTGAGCGGCACAATCTCATGTTTGATAAAATCTGCGGTCTGATCGGTCACAAACCGTCTCCAGTCCAAATTCATAGCATGGACCTGTGTCTCACCATGAGGTGCCGGAGATTCAATTTGGCTCCAATCTGTAACTGTATGACTCCAAAAGGTCGTCCACCATGCGTGATTGAGTTTGTCCAGCGTACCGTATTTATCCTGGACCCAAGCGCGAAATGCCTCCTGACAATAATCACAGTGACAATCTCCACCAAATTCATTTGAAATATGCCAGCCAATAACAGCAGGATGGTTAGCATAACGCTCGGCTAGCTTCGTATTCATGATACGTACTTTTTCCCGATAAACAGGCGACGTAGCACAGTGATTATGGCGAAACCCATGCAGATTACGGACACGGTTAGCCTCCACACGCAGCACCTCAGGATATTTTTGTGACATCCAGGCTGGTCTTGCTCCACTCGGAGTGGCCAAAAACGCATAAATTCCGTTCTCAGCAAACGAATCCAGAATACGGTCCAGCCACTCAAATGTAAATACACCTTCCTCAGGCTCCAATGAAACCCATGAGAAAATACCGACAGACATCACGTTACATTTGGCAAGTTTCATTAGACGGATATCCTCCGCTAACACCTCAGGGTAATGCTGCCATTGCTCCGGGTTATAGTCCGCTCCATGCAGCATACGTGGAACTCGCTCACTAATGGGAGGGTACTTGATTATGTTTTGATTCGTCACTACAAATCATCTCCTTTTATGAAATCTATTACTCTTTGACGGAACCTAGCGTCATACCTTTAACAAAATACTTTTGTAAAAATGGATATACAATGAGAATAGGCGCTGCACCAATGAAAATTTGCGCTGCATTAACCGTCGTTTGAGAAAGTAATTCCATCTCTTTGGGACTCATGCTCATGGAACTCATGTCCTTCTGAATAATTACAGTTTGCAGGAACGTCGCCAGCGGATAATCCTTTGCATTGCTCAAATAGAGCAGACCGTCAAACCAGGAGTTCCAATGAAATACCATACTAAACAGCGCAATCGTAGCAATGGAAGGCATGGATATCGGTAAAAAGATACTAAACAATGTCCGAAAATGTCCTGCTCCGTCGATCAATGCGGCCTCTTCCATCTCTTTGGGAATTCCTCTAAAAAAGTTCAACATAAGGATGACCAGAAATGTGTTGACCGCTCCTGGCAAAACAAGTACCCAGAAGCTGTCCATGAGGTGGATCTTTTGAATAACCATATAGAATGGAACCAGACCACCGTTAAAAATCATGCTGAATACGAACAACCATGAATATACGTTTCGGCTACGGAACACAGATGTTTCCTTTGAAAGTGGATAAGCAGCTAAAAAGGTAATAAGCAGTGTCAAGCCGGTTCCCAATACAGTCCGACAGACAGAAATCCAGATGGAGTGCAGAAAAATCGGGTTATTCATCGTCTTCTTATAGGCTTCTAATGAAAATTGCACCGGCCACAGTCCAACCAGATTGGCATCTGCTGCTGATTTAGCACTAAATGATACCGCCAACACATGAATCAGCGGAACGATACACATGATGGACAAAATCACAAGCAAGCAAATATTAAACACATTGAAGATGCGGTATGGCGCTGTTTTATGATACATGACTCTCCCTCTTTCAGCCTTGTGGAATCAAAATATGCGGTAACCTGCCCATTTGTAAGCAAGTCGATAAGATATCAGAATGAGAATCATACTAATAACGGATTTGAACAACCCGATAGCAGTGGCAAAGCCCATTTCCCCATTGATTAACGCTGTCCGGTAGACGAATGTATCAATAATATCGCCTTTTTGGTAAACCAGCGGATTATAAAGGTTGAAAATCTGGTCAAAACCGGCGTTCAGTACATTGCCAAGTGCAAGCGTTCCAACAACGACTACCATCGGAATTAACGAAGGTACAGTGATGTGTAGCGTCTGTCTCCAGCGGCTTGCTCCATCCATTTCAGAAGCCTCATACAACGAAGGATTAATACCCGCCAGTGCAGCGAGAAATACAATGGTGTTGTAGCCGAACTCCTTCCATATATCCGATACAATGACAGTAAACCGAAACCAGTTGTTATCTCCCAGAAAAAAGATAGGCTGTATCCCGATACTACCGAGAATACGGTTCATAAATCCATCTGTAGCCAATAGGTCAATCAGAATTCCGCCCAAGATGACCCACGACAGAAAGTGTGGCAGATAAACCAGTGTTTGAATGGATCGCTGAAGTCCAACCTTGCGAATTTCATTCAGCAGTATAGCAAAAACAAACGGAACCACCAGATTGAAAAACATCTTTAACACAGCAATAATTAGCGTATTCCAGACGACTTGAAGACTGTCCTCCCGTTGAAACAAAAAGCGGAAGTTATCCAGTCCAACCCACTCGGAACCCGTTATGCCTAGCCAAGGTTTGTAATTTTGAAAGGCCATCACGATGCCGCCCATCGGAATGTAGCTGAATACAATTAAGAAAATGATGGCTGGCAGCAGCATGATATGAAATGGCCACGTACGTTGCAGACTTCTCATTGCAGTTCCTCCTGTAACTCTCATGGTATACTTCAATTATAAAAGCGTTTTCGCTGTCCCAACAGTTCAAAAAACCAACATACATGGCACAAAAGCAATCATTTTTTTAGCTCGCCAAACGAATAAAACTTTTTTTCAAATACACCATGATAGCGCATTCATTTCCACTCGATACGGATGAAGCTGTAGTAAAAAGGCTGTCCACCTCGGGACAGCCTTCCTACTCTGTTACAACATCATTGGTTTTTACTTTTCTACGCTTTTATACCATTCGTTTACTTCATTTGTAATTTGTTCGCCACCAGCTGTTTTCCACGTCTGCACAAAGGTATCAAAAGCAGAGATCGGCTGCTTGCCATAAATAATTTCATTGAAGGTCTGACTTTCAATCTTATCCAGATAGTCCTTTTTAGCCTTCATAGTTGGCGTAGTAGGGCCCGTGAACTGATCTTTCATGGAGATATCCTTCTGTTCCATAAGCACTTTGGCAGCTGCTGGAGTATCTTTCCCGTAGTTCACCATTACATCTTTCTCCAGACGGGTCTTCGGTTCTGCGCCGTTAGCCAAACTTAACAAAGCCTTCATTTGGGCATCAGGTATACGCGCACCATCACGAACCAGCAAATAACGAATAGAGTTTACATAACCGCCTGGTATTTTATCGATAGACATTAGCTTTCCGCCCGCATCCAAATCATAATCGTAGCCTTTAAACAGCCCATTCGACAAATCGCCGTCTGGTTTGGCATTAGCATAATGGTCAAACAAATAATTTTGATAAGTGAAAAAAGCTTCAGGATGCTGCATTTGTTTGTTGATTAATACGACACCATTGGTGTATTGCGTTCCGTGACGCATGGCTTTGTTGTCAGGACCCGCTGGAATCTTGATCGGCTTCCACACGGCACCCGGCGCATTTTTGACTGTATCCTGAAGCGGCCAGCCGCTCATCCAATATGGTCCAGGAATCATACCGGCTGTTCCTGCGACTGTAGGTTCTGCCGTTTTATTTTCATCCCACAATGCTGCTTCCTGAGGAATATATCCCTTTTTGAGCCACTCGCTCAGCTTTTGTAAACCCGGCTTCATGCCAGGCTGCACGGAGCCATATTCCA
This window contains:
- a CDS encoding AEC family transporter; this translates as MATGHIFIILIPIFFVILIGYFAGLFKAFNPASSKGLNTLVTKFALPAHLFIGITTTPRETLIQKWPFLVALLLGVIGFYIVLLIVYRLIAKKGLTESSMFALNSTQPSFAFMGIPVLGSLFGSAAVAIPIAITGIVVNAILDPLASILGTVGQRKTTESDGTKGNLFKVTMKSVLHGLSEPLACVPLFGVVLTLCGFHAPKLLQSMFDQIGNITAGTALFAIGVTIGIKKITFSPKALSIAVLKAIVMPIVMLGIAVLIGLSHEDVTKAVLLVAFPGSAVAAMIATRYETLETEAASAFVISSVLSLISLPLLISLLL
- a CDS encoding methyl-accepting chemotaxis protein, whose amino-acid sequence is MKNLKWRTMSFFGKNLLISFLNIVLIGAILITSSYILQKNILTTQLQDQVKVLTKKWAEDVDKTKVQQALSEKDYNGSAQQDLRKFLDSIHTFYPNVAQAYIFGTELTEGNQTSIIGVPTNLVQAFQDSKMNIGDMYTLPDENVQGVNKMLQSKDSAFSSFYTDDFGTWTTIVYPITDESGKITSAIYFDVDASSVPNGLHKLLVYGVSLLILFLAIFLTVQYLLVKRTLSPIRSLMKGIEEVSEGNLNVKIKTGEDDLGIINQKFNSMIKRLNDTMVKVQDTTQEVTGSAQELLSISEKNSTNTNVINSNIQEITQGLEAQDHAALESSRAMNEMSTVIQTIAESSSSVADQAYSMEKRSVEGNQVAQKLSAQMDSISTTMESTADSVNALQNRSNEISNIVSIITGIASQTNLLALNASIEAARVGEEGKGFAVVAGEVRNLAEQSQESAKQIAELIEEIQKEIEQTVKGISLGTKEVHIGLEVTKQTGEMFSEILDASNKVSSQIQEVSSATEQISASTQEMSATSDELSSTVSKTVDSSKQIEHTIGEQAESMASIVQASDKLTLMSGELEELISFFKVNREA
- a CDS encoding glycoside hydrolase family 53 protein; the encoded protein is MKTGNRIMVFAMLILLSSLLYPLGSVGLGAASAAPAFAKGADISWVAGMEAQGMTWKDKKGVRRDILQILRDDYQINSVRIRVWVNPDMKDYASGYMNAEKAAELAQRAKKLGMSVMLTLHYSDSWADPGQQNKPYAWRNFTFTQLMDAVWSHTVYVMNTMKSKGVTPDWVQIGNETNNGMLWEDGKASVNMKNYAWLVNTGNNAVKSVSSSTKTIVHLANGDNGSVLNWNIGGLIDNGAQFDLIGLSLYPSPSDWQGKVDQTIANANNLIAKYGKGIVISEIGMEYNEPAASKAFISAIKTKVRNIGGGKGTGVFYWEPAATPGYNQGCNKGAWQADGKPTSALEGFIN
- a CDS encoding beta-galactosidase, whose product is MTNQNIIKYPPISERVPRMLHGADYNPEQWQHYPEVLAEDIRLMKLAKCNVMSVGIFSWVSLEPEEGVFTFEWLDRILDSFAENGIYAFLATPSGARPAWMSQKYPEVLRVEANRVRNLHGFRHNHCATSPVYREKVRIMNTKLAERYANHPAVIGWHISNEFGGDCHCDYCQEAFRAWVQDKYGTLDKLNHAWWTTFWSHTVTDWSQIESPAPHGETQVHAMNLDWRRFVTDQTADFIKHEIVPLKAANPAIPVTTNLMEFFEGLNYWKFADLLDVISWDSYPTWHDREGDDSRQAAKVAMMHDIIRSIKGGKPWMLMESTPSLTNWQDVSKLKRPGMHLLSSLQAVAHGSDTVQYFQWRKSRGSSEKLHGAVVDHVGHEHTRVFGDVTHVGNALEKLEEVIGTTVPAEAAVIFDWENRWGINDSQGPRNKGVKYEETAEAHYLALWEQGVPVDVIHMDADFSKYKLLVAPMLYMVRSGVGERIQKFVENGGVFVATYWSGIVDEHDLCFLGGFPGPLRKTLGIWSEEIDGLHDHDRNHILPVEGNELDLQGEYEAVELCDLIHTEGAEVLAVYGSDFYAGRPALTVNRLGQGKAYYIASRNIGLFHSHFYRSLIDDARISKALNVKLPHGVNTAIRTDGVHDYIFILNFTHESQKITLDGRTYADMLENHAIEDGSVQLDAYAVKVLKTERNK
- a CDS encoding carbohydrate ABC transporter permease, which gives rise to MYHKTAPYRIFNVFNICLLVILSIMCIVPLIHVLAVSFSAKSAADANLVGLWPVQFSLEAYKKTMNNPIFLHSIWISVCRTVLGTGLTLLITFLAAYPLSKETSVFRSRNVYSWLFVFSMIFNGGLVPFYMVIQKIHLMDSFWVLVLPGAVNTFLVILMLNFFRGIPKEMEEAALIDGAGHFRTLFSIFLPISMPSIATIALFSMVFHWNSWFDGLLYLSNAKDYPLATFLQTVIIQKDMSSMSMSPKEMELLSQTTVNAAQIFIGAAPILIVYPFLQKYFVKGMTLGSVKE
- a CDS encoding ABC transporter permease, which codes for MRSLQRTWPFHIMLLPAIIFLIVFSYIPMGGIVMAFQNYKPWLGITGSEWVGLDNFRFLFQREDSLQVVWNTLIIAVLKMFFNLVVPFVFAILLNEIRKVGLQRSIQTLVYLPHFLSWVILGGILIDLLATDGFMNRILGSIGIQPIFFLGDNNWFRFTVIVSDIWKEFGYNTIVFLAALAGINPSLYEASEMDGASRWRQTLHITVPSLIPMVVVVGTLALGNVLNAGFDQIFNLYNPLVYQKGDIIDTFVYRTALINGEMGFATAIGLFKSVISMILILISYRLAYKWAGYRIF
- a CDS encoding extracellular solute-binding protein yields the protein MRVHSKKKLLSLLAATMVLGVGLVGCSGTGNDGNADSTAKTENVYKEKYNPEVTISTVWGVDPALKFKNGESIENNIATKWAKEKFGINIKSLWSVTDTNGAFATKLRLAMSSGQEMPDVVVLGTENEQLAQDMIDSGMFAEVGPLFDKYASDSWKQAMNQDTNVWNQYSRDGKKMGIPVLDFAYNHDYVLWVRQDWLDKLGMKAPETMDDLEKVMDAFKNKNPDGLAPNKVIPLSIGFKTSMNTWMGDPSWIFGAYGTLPQQWNKGTNGSLEYGSVQPGMKPGLQKLSEWLKKGYIPQEAALWDENKTAEPTVAGTAGMIPGPYWMSGWPLQDTVKNAPGAVWKPIKIPAGPDNKAMRHGTQYTNGVVLINKQMQHPEAFFTYQNYLFDHYANAKPDGDLSNGLFKGYDYDLDAGGKLMSIDKIPGGYVNSIRYLLVRDGARIPDAQMKALLSLANGAEPKTRLEKDVMVNYGKDTPAAAKVLMEQKDISMKDQFTGPTTPTMKAKKDYLDKIESQTFNEIIYGKQPISAFDTFVQTWKTAGGEQITNEVNEWYKSVEK